In the Wyeomyia smithii strain HCP4-BCI-WySm-NY-G18 chromosome 2, ASM2978416v1, whole genome shotgun sequence genome, one interval contains:
- the LOC129720587 gene encoding uncharacterized protein LOC129720587, translated as MVIECQNQETADWLKGIVPSIKPWETADLMVVDSESIPRPKILAVFFPKSEKNDNETILALVEGHNDIATDSWRVLKRKPIKNHVQLILSVDEASAKKIADWNYKLNYKFGIIYPRKIRAGRNFKSARPESTNNAVIAEKVLPSLPSDSKNRCKQPVQGSTPEGEQNKHSMVPLNNHRTQGERKKPPGAKLYRDGRQEH; from the coding sequence ATGGTAATAGAGTGCCAGAACCAGGAAACTGCAGACTGGCTGAAAGGAATTGTTCCGAGTATCAAGCCATGGGAAACAGCTGATCTGATGGTTGTTGATAGTGAATCTATCCCGAGACCAAAAATTTTAGCTGTCTTCTTTCccaaaagtgagaaaaacgacaaTGAAACCATATTGGCTCTGGTTGAAGGCCATAACGACATTGCCACTGATTCTTGGAGGGTGTTAAAGCGCAAGCCCATCAAGAATCATGTGCAGCTTATCCTGTCAGTAGACGAAGCGTCAGCGAAAAAAATCGCTGATTGGAACTACAAACTGAATTATAAATTCGGAATTATATACCCGCGGAAAATCAGGGCTGGTCGAAATTTCAAAAGCGCCAGGCCTGAATCCACAAATAATGCTGTAATCGCCGAAAAAGTTCTGCCTTCACTACCGAGTGATAGCAAAAACCGGTGTAAACAGCCTGTTCAAGGGAGCACACCTGAGGGAGAGCAAAACAAGCACTCAATGGTACCCTTGAATAATCACCGTACGCAGGGGGAgcgaaagaagcccccgggaGCAAAGCTGTACCGAGATGGACGACAAGAACATTAA